From the genome of Laspinema palackyanum D2c:
ATTCAGACCGAGTTATTAGTTATGCAATTGCGCCTAACGAGAGAACTAAAAGCTATATAGCCGGAGTCTATTTTTCTCCGACCTTTAGTTCAGATAATGATGGAGAAGCAGTAGAAGGTTTCGAGTTTTTAAAGTCAGTTGTCTGCATTGCCAACTCTCCCGGTGCCATTCGACTAGCCGAACCCATCGTGGAATCGAACTCAGTCAGATGTAATGCTGACAGCACAGAAGCGATTGAGTTTCCTGATGATTGAGCATAAGCTGACGATCGCCAGAAACTCGAAGGGAACTCAAACAACTCAGTCTGGATCTCAGTCCGTCCCAGGATGTAATGAGAAAGAAAGCAAATCGAGTTGGGAGGTAGTTCCAGTGGTAACCGATTTTTCTGTAGTCGCATTCCTAACCATGCCGATACAGACTGCAATGACTAGCGTCTATTCCTTGTTGCCGATGCCTGTGAGTCCGCCTACCTGGTGGATGCCCCTATTCTGGGGGGGAACGGGAGTGAGTTTTTGTGCGATCGAGGTGTTAGTCCGAAAATATTTCGGTCATAAATATAAGGCGATCTCCTTAATCATGGGAATTACAGCCCTGATTATGGGGGCGATCGTATGGCATTCGATGATGGTACCGGAGTTGGATTGGCAAATTGCCTATTGGGTGGGATTGTCACTGGTTTCGGTTCTGTGGTTGCGTCCCATATTCGTGAAAAGTAGAGGCGCGATCGCCGTCCAGGATGCAACCGAAGCCAAAACCTTATCCGCTATCTTACCCGGGGAAGTCGGGCGCGTGATCTATGAAGGCAGTTCCTGGTCCGCACAATGTGATGATCCTGACTTGGCGATCGCAGCCAATCAAAAAGTGTACGTCTTACGCTGCGAAGGCAACACCCTCATCGTCGTTCCCCACCAGCTTTTTCACTCTTAGGTTCTATACATTCCATTTCTCTGTTCAGTTCACCCACCCTATCAGGAGTTTTATCATGTACGAATCCTTATTTTTAACCTTTCTCGCGGTAACCGGAATCTCCTTAGCCGGTAGCGTCAAAATTATCAAACAAGGGGATGAAGCCTTAGTGGAAACCCTTGGCAAATATGACGGCAAGAAACTCCAACCCGGACTCAATTTTATGGTTCCGTTCCTGGATCAAGTTGCCTATCAAGAAACCACTCGCGAACAATTTCTGAATATTCCTCCTCAAACCTGCATGACCCGCGATAACGTTTCCATTAGTGTAGATGCAGTCGTCTATTGGCGGATATTAAACATTGAAAAAGCCTATTACAAAGTCAAAAATCTCCAGTCTGCTGTGGTAACTTTGGTCACTACTCTAATTCGGTCAGAAATCAGCAAATTAAAACTAGAACAGACCTTCATGGCCCGCACTGAAGTCAATGAATTGCTATTACAGCAACTCGATATTGCCACAGAACCCTGGGGAATCAAAGTAACCCGAGTTGAATTGCGGGATATCATTCCATCCCTATCCGTGCGAGAAGCGATGGAATTGCAGATGTCATCGGAACGGAAAAAACAAGCCGCAATTCTCACCTCTGAAGGACAACGAGAAGCCGCGATTAATAATGCCAAAGGGGAAGCAGAGGCCCGGATTTTACAAGCAAAAGCAAGACAGCAAGCAGCACTTTTGCAAGCGGAAGCGCAACAACAGCAACAAGTGCTGAATGCTAAAGGCACTGCTGAAGCAATCTCCACCCTCGCCAAAACCCTGGAATTTGACCCCTACGCCACCGAAGCAATGCAATTTTTACTCGCTCAAACCTATCTGGATATGTCCCTCAAAATGGGGGGAGAAGGCAAGGGAATTATCACCGACCCGCGTAATATTCCAGCCACTTTAGACGGCGTGCGATCGCTCGTTTCCCAACAGAGTAACGGCAAAGTTAAGCACTTGTCTTGACAAGTCCAAAACCTGGGTTAAATTCAGTATAATTAGGGGCCAATTCACCCCTAATTCTCTGACCTATTTTCCTTTTTTTATCTGAATTTTGCAATTTCCTGAGACCCAATCATGAGTGAGTGAACAGATGTCTAAAAAGAATGATTTAAAATGGGGTAAAGGATTGGGATTATTAATCCTGTTGGCATTCATCGGAATTTCCTTAAATACTCCCGGCTCTCCGGATCCTTTTCATGTGAATCGAGCCAAATCTGTCGAATCTCGCAATAACTTAGGGGCGATGAATCGGGGTCAACAAGCTTACTTTTTGGAGCATAATAATTTTGGAGAATCTGTAAATGATTTAGGAATTTCGATTCGTCCTGAAACACAAAACTATCGCTATTCTATCAAAGGGTTAGATAATGCTGCCTTTCACTATGGGATATCTCTTCACCCGGAGGTATTTCAACCCAAACCCAAAATTTGGGGAATTTTACCTCGCCGAGGCAAAGAATATGGGATACCTAGCTACTTAGGTATTGTTTGGGTAAAACATAATCAAAATGCTGATTCTGACAAACCTCAAAGCCAATGGCTAACGGTTTCTATCTTGTGTCAAAGCACCTATCCCTATTTGCTCAAAGAAGGTTTCCAGCCTCGTTCTCATAACGGTGATTTTCAATGTCCCGATGGCATGGTCCAATTGAATTAACCCAGGAATCGGATAAGTCCTGTTTTACTCACTCAAACCTATCTGACTATGGCCCTAAAAACGGGTAGAGAGGGCAAGGAAATCATCCCAGACCCGCCTCATATCCCTGCCACCTCGGCGTGCGATCGCTCGTCTCCCAACAGAGTAACGGCAAAGTCAAGCACTTGTCTTGACCCGTTCATAGAGGAGGTTAAAACCCGGGTTTAACTAGGCGATCGCCATTGATTTAAAAGGTTTCACCTCGATGGAAGTGAGCCTTTTAACGCTTCCCTTCTATCCCGGAAATTAACCCAGTTTACCTGAGAATTCTTGAGTATTTGGAGCTACATTATTAGAATGTCTGACTTTTATAAATCCCAAAACTGTAATTCGCTTATTGGTTACCAGATTAAAAATATGGAGGCTTAATAATGAACAAAAGAAATAAGCGTAAACACAAAATATTCTATTTTTATTATGTGGATATAATTATAATTTTTAGTGTTTTATTGGTTTTGGCAATAATCGCATCGCCCTCTTTCTTTTCCGTTGCCGACAACGCTAAAAGAGCGCCTTCTTTACATATAATACAAGAAATCAACTGGAAGCAAGAATCTTATTTTCTGAGAAACAACACCTTTGCCAGGTCTTTAGAGCAGTTAAACATTCGCATTCCTTCAGGCCTAAATAACTATCGTTATTCTATTCAACTTGCCGAGCAGTCTGTATTTCACTATGCTATCTCTCTTCAACCTGATAAAATGGCATTAAGAGGAGGATTTCTTGACCGTATTTTCTCTCCCTCTCCCAAACAATACGCTTTCCCCAGCTATTTAGGGATGCTTTGGACTGTACCAAATCCAAGTACAGATCCCGATGAGGACGAGACGGATCTCATTCTTCACTCTGTTTTGTGTAGAAGCACTTACCCACACATTCTGGAACCCGGATTTCAGCCTATCTTTGAAGAAGATCAGTTTCAATGTCCGGAGGGGATGGAAATAAAGAGAAGGCATTCAACCCCTATTTCTTCAAATCCTGTAGAGATTCAAAATTGACCCTGATTAGCCTCAAACCGAATGTTCTGCTTGAATAAGCCGAGTTACTCTCTGAAAAACTGATTTTTTGAGTTAGCCCTATTCGACTAAAGTAATGGCAAAGTCAAGCAATTTTATTCATGAGTTCAAAAGCTAAGGTAGAATAGGTGGAATTAGGAGCAGAACCACTTAGTAAACTTATAGTGCTTTGACGTTAACCTCAACTTACCCCCAGCCTAATTACTATGACCCATACAGCCTATCAGTATCAAGTGGGAGGAAGCCTACCGGAATTTTCCCCCACTTATGTGATGCGAAAAGCAGACCATGAATTATATGAAAAATTAAAATCTAGCGAGTTTTGTTACATTCTTAATTCTCGCCAAATGGGAAAATCTAGCTTGCTGGTGCGAACGGTACATCGTCTAACTGCTGACGGAGTTGCCTGTGCCACGATTGATATTTCTGATATTGGCAGCAAACAGATTTCTCTCGAACAATGGTATGGAGGCGTGGCCTATAAACTCACTAGCAATTTTAATTTATTAGATGCGTTGGAGTTTATGACCTGGTGGCAGGACCGAGAGTCTATTTCTCCAGTTCATCGCTTGGGGGAACTGATTGAAACGGTTTTATTGCGGCAAGTTTCTCAACGGATTGTCATTTTTATTGATGAAATTGATAGTGTTTTGAGTGTTAATGAATCTTTGGAAGACTTTTTTGCCTTGATTCGGTCTTGTTATAATAAGCGATCGCAGAATCCCAATTACGATCGCCTGACTTTTGCCCTCTTGGGAGTTGCCACCCCCTCGGATTTAATTAGCGATCGCACTCGTACCCCCTTTAATATCGGTCATGGGATTGATTTATCGGGCTTTCAACACGATGAAATCCAGCCGCTAGTCGCTGGATTAACTGATACCGTGGCTAATCCCCAAGAGGTCCTCCACCAGATTCTCCATTGGACCGGAGGACAACCCTTTTTAACTCAAAAATTATGTCAATTGGTCCGGGAAACCGGAAAAATTAGCCCCGAATTTTTACCCCAGTTAGGGAATGAAACCGAATGGATGGAACGGTTCATTAAAACCGAAATCATTCACAATTGGGAATCTCGGGACGAACCGGCACATCTGCGAACCGTTCGCGATCGCCTCCTGAGAAACCCCCAACGGGCCAGCCGTTTACTAGGATGCTATCAACAACTCTTACAATTAGAAGCAATTCCCGCCGATGATAGTCCCGAACAAACCGAATTACGCCTCTCTGGGTTAGTCCGATTCAAAGATGGAAAATTAATCGTTAGCAATCCCATTTATGCCGCCATTTTTAATCCCAATTGGGTGGAAAAATGCCTGTTTGATTTGCGTCCTTATGCTGAAGCCTTAGAAGCCTGGTTAGGGTCCGACTGCCAGGATACTTCCCGCTTACTCCGAGGAAAAGCCCTACAAGATGCCCGAGACTGGGCCAAAGGGAAAAATTTGAGCGATCGCGATTATCAATTCTTAGCCGCCAGTCAAGAATCTGAATTAACCGAATTTCGCAAAAATGCCGAACAAACTCAAGCCCAAATTCAGCAACTTTACCGAGAAAAAGAATTATTAGAAGAACTCACCCAAGAACAAAATCGTCGCAAAATCAGCGAAGCAAAACTCCGACAATATCAGGAAAATCTAGCCCGACGTATGACAGGGACGGGCGGCGCATTGATTGCAATTTTTGCCTTTCTCATTGGCGTGTTTTGGGTCAACAAATCCATTGACGAAACCCATACTAAACTCAACGGCATGGCTTTACTCTCTCAAGCCCTAATTGCTGAAAATCAACGGGAATTGGCCCTGATAGAAAGCCTGGAAGCCGCCCAACAACTCAAGGCATTCATTGGGGTCAACTCAGCAACTCAGTTCCGGGTAGCCCTAGGACTGCATCAGGCGATCTATGGTTTAGTGGAACCCGATCGCCTCCTCCATCCTCACCCAGCGATCGCCCTGGAATTTACCCCCAACAGTCAGGGTCTGGTCACGGCTACCCCTCATACTGTTACCCTGTGGAATGGCGATCGCACCCTCGCCCGGAATTTACCCGATATTCCGGGTCCAATTCACCGCATTGCTATCAGTCCTAACCGCCAAATCATCGCAGTGGCAACCCGTCATCATCCCCTGCAATTCTGGACAACAACCGGGGAAAAATTACCCCTGACCCTCCCTCATTCCAGTCCCATCACCGATGTGAGTTTTAGTCCCAAAGCAGAGGCGATCGCCACCGCAGAAGAAAAGACCGTGAAAATTTGGCGGGTCAAAGATGGAAAATTGCTGCAAACTTGGAGAGGACATCAGGATCAAGTTTTATCCGTGAGGTTTTCACCCAACGGCAAAACCCTCGCCTCTGCCAGTGGCGATCGCCGGATATTCCTCCGCAGAATTAGGGATGGTAAATTGATTCATATCTTAGAAGGACATGGCGATCGCGTCGTTGCCATTCGCTTCAGTCCCGATGGTCAATTATTAGCCTCCGCCAGTGATGATGGCACCGTCAGACTCTGGCGAGAAAGCGATGGTAAATTATTAAGTATTCTCCACCATTCCAGTTCCGTCACCAGCCTCAATTTCCACCCCGATTCTCAAACCCTTGCCACGGGAACTGCTGATGGGAAGATTAACCTCTGGAACCGAGACGGCAGCTTCCTTACGCCCTTACGCGGACATCAACAAGCCATCACCCATGTATCTTGGTCTTCAGAAGGGGGAGAATTAGCCTCCACCAGTGACGATGGGACGGCGATCGTTTGGAACCTGGAACTGGATGATTTAGTGCGTCAGGGTTGCCAGTTATTGGGCGATCGGTCAATCCCCCATTCCATAACTCCCACCCTCCTCAACCCCTGTTCTTAAGGCAACCCGAACCAGTAGCCCATTTGATGCTAAAATTTGCGAAGACCTGCACTCTTACGAGTCCCAGGCCAATCCCATTTAACCCCTAACCCCTGACAGCGACCTCCAATGCCCTGGTTTGTCAAAATAGAAGAAGGAACCGTCGATAAACCCACCTTCGATCGCCACGTTCCTGCCCATAAAGCCTACGTCGAAGATTTAATTGCCAAAGGACATCATGCCAAAACCGGCTATTGGCAACGACGCGGAGGCGGAATGCTACTGTTTGAAGCCGAGTCAATGGAGGAAGCCCAGCAGATCGTCGCTTCTGACCCTCTCGTAAAACATGGCTGCGTCAAGTACGACCTCTATGAGTGGTGTATTGTCGTGGAATAACGCGCCGAAACCAGAAGTTTTAAAAATATTCTGCCACCCCCTAGACAAGAGTCGGACCACAATGATATAGTTGTAAATGACCTGGACCCATGCGGTCATAACGCCCAAATCTTGTCAGGACCGGAAGGTAGCAGCAATACGGGATGCTTGTGACAGGCGTGGTATCCGGGTCACTTTTTTTAGTCCCGCTTTTTGGTGGTCACTCCGCCTCTATTAGCCTTATCCTAGAAGCAGTAACCTCAGCGACTAAGGAGCAATACTGCCTATGCCTGGTTTCGGTGATATAGTACAAAAGGCATTTTATCTGGGAGTGGGAATCGCATCTTATGCAGGCGAACAAGCCACCGGAAGACTAGCCGAAGTGCGTGAAAAAGCCCAAAAACTGGCCGATGAAATGGTCGCGCGGGGCGAAATGAGCACCGAAGAAGCGCGTCGCTTCGTCGAAGACATGATGAAACAGGGCCAGCAGCAAATCAAGCAGCCCCAATCTGAACCGACAACGCCACGAGAACCCCGTCGCATTGAAATCTTAGAAGACGATGAAGAACCCACCCCGGAGAAACCTCCGGAGGTGAATAACCTGCGCGATCAGGTACAATCGTTACAGGATGAACTACGGCGACTCCAGAACGAATAGAGATTGCTTCCGGAAATCATTAGGCAAAGGGTTATGGAAGATTGGCCGAAAGAATTTTTCAAAATGTTAGAGACAGCGGGACAAGAAGTGGATCGCTTTGTTCAAGAAGTGACGGAAGAGGTCGAGGAATTCGTCGATATTTTGGGAAGGGTTTCTTCAGATATTATGGAACTGTCTGAAGAATTCGCAGAAGAATTACAAACGACGATTTTCACCGAATTCGACCAATATTTTGAAGAGTTAGTTGATCCATTTTTTGACCTGTATTTAGGACTAGATGAATTTCCAACGGACATGGATGGGTTTGTGTCATCCGTGGAACCCACAGCGGAAAAATATTCAGCCTGTATCGGCTGTAAAAACTATCACGGACAGGTTTACGGGGGCAATGTACTGGTTTGTGGGATGCATCCCTATGGCTGGGAAGCCGATGGAGACTGTCCCGACTGGGAGTCCTAATTGGGATAAGTAACAGGAGGCGCGGCGATCGCGCCTTTTGTGTTTTTTGGGAGGCGATCGCCTGGAATCGCGGCCGAATTGATTCTGCCCCTACTGTACTATTCCTGAGTGACAGGAGTATTCATCGGGACCCCTTCCCCACTAACTCGGATGGGGGGACGTAAGGCTAAATAAAATGCCGGTCCTAATAGAGGAATTAAGGCGACTATCCAAAATATCACGGGACTGTTTAAACCGCGTCGCGCCATGTCGTCCCCGAGGATGGTGGGAAAGAGGAGGCACAGCAGGCAAAAGTCTAAGGTCATGACGTGAATAAATCGGCTGGTTTGCCATTGGTAAAAGTAATCGGTCCAATTTCCCTGGGTGATGCCATATCCAACTAAAATGAGGGCGGATAAGGCGGCGATCGCCCCGAAAATTCGCGAGTCTATTGCTTTTAAAAACCAATTTTTCTCCCCGGAAAAGGTGGGGTTAGGCTGGCGCAAGGCGAGATAGGGTAACAAGGCAAATGCGCCGACTCCAAAGGAAAAAGTGACAAACGGCCATGCCGGAACTTTTTGACCTTTTCCATCTAAAAATAGCACGGCGCTATAGATGAATGGCCATACTCCCATGATATTAAACAGGGCAATAATCAGAGGGTTGATTCCCTCCCATTCTCCAGTTACTAGGTTTTTAATTAAGTTAAAGGTGGCGGTGGGGTTATCCGGGGGTGCAAATCCAAATGCATAAATAATTAGTCCAATCCATATCAATCCAAAGCCAAGTTTTCTCATGGGAGTTTTGTCAATTTTGCTAGGGTTCGCCTCTATGGTATCAAATGTCAATCAGGCTGAGGTTGATTCAGCACTCGTTTTATCCCTGGCGAAAATCGATGAATGTTTGATAATAGGCATCGGGCATTCCGGTATCGA
Proteins encoded in this window:
- a CDS encoding phasin family protein, yielding MPGFGDIVQKAFYLGVGIASYAGEQATGRLAEVREKAQKLADEMVARGEMSTEEARRFVEDMMKQGQQQIKQPQSEPTTPREPRRIEILEDDEEPTPEKPPEVNNLRDQVQSLQDELRRLQNE
- a CDS encoding type IV pilin-like G/H family protein yields the protein MSKKNDLKWGKGLGLLILLAFIGISLNTPGSPDPFHVNRAKSVESRNNLGAMNRGQQAYFLEHNNFGESVNDLGISIRPETQNYRYSIKGLDNAAFHYGISLHPEVFQPKPKIWGILPRRGKEYGIPSYLGIVWVKHNQNADSDKPQSQWLTVSILCQSTYPYLLKEGFQPRSHNGDFQCPDGMVQLN
- a CDS encoding SPFH domain-containing protein, which encodes MYESLFLTFLAVTGISLAGSVKIIKQGDEALVETLGKYDGKKLQPGLNFMVPFLDQVAYQETTREQFLNIPPQTCMTRDNVSISVDAVVYWRILNIEKAYYKVKNLQSAVVTLVTTLIRSEISKLKLEQTFMARTEVNELLLQQLDIATEPWGIKVTRVELRDIIPSLSVREAMELQMSSERKKQAAILTSEGQREAAINNAKGEAEARILQAKARQQAALLQAEAQQQQQVLNAKGTAEAISTLAKTLEFDPYATEAMQFLLAQTYLDMSLKMGGEGKGIITDPRNIPATLDGVRSLVSQQSNGKVKHLS
- a CDS encoding NfeD family protein, encoding MVTDFSVVAFLTMPIQTAMTSVYSLLPMPVSPPTWWMPLFWGGTGVSFCAIEVLVRKYFGHKYKAISLIMGITALIMGAIVWHSMMVPELDWQIAYWVGLSLVSVLWLRPIFVKSRGAIAVQDATEAKTLSAILPGEVGRVIYEGSSWSAQCDDPDLAIAANQKVYVLRCEGNTLIVVPHQLFHS
- a CDS encoding type IV pilin-like G/H family protein; its protein translation is MNKRNKRKHKIFYFYYVDIIIIFSVLLVLAIIASPSFFSVADNAKRAPSLHIIQEINWKQESYFLRNNTFARSLEQLNIRIPSGLNNYRYSIQLAEQSVFHYAISLQPDKMALRGGFLDRIFSPSPKQYAFPSYLGMLWTVPNPSTDPDEDETDLILHSVLCRSTYPHILEPGFQPIFEEDQFQCPEGMEIKRRHSTPISSNPVEIQN
- a CDS encoding AAA-like domain-containing protein; translated protein: MTHTAYQYQVGGSLPEFSPTYVMRKADHELYEKLKSSEFCYILNSRQMGKSSLLVRTVHRLTADGVACATIDISDIGSKQISLEQWYGGVAYKLTSNFNLLDALEFMTWWQDRESISPVHRLGELIETVLLRQVSQRIVIFIDEIDSVLSVNESLEDFFALIRSCYNKRSQNPNYDRLTFALLGVATPSDLISDRTRTPFNIGHGIDLSGFQHDEIQPLVAGLTDTVANPQEVLHQILHWTGGQPFLTQKLCQLVRETGKISPEFLPQLGNETEWMERFIKTEIIHNWESRDEPAHLRTVRDRLLRNPQRASRLLGCYQQLLQLEAIPADDSPEQTELRLSGLVRFKDGKLIVSNPIYAAIFNPNWVEKCLFDLRPYAEALEAWLGSDCQDTSRLLRGKALQDARDWAKGKNLSDRDYQFLAASQESELTEFRKNAEQTQAQIQQLYREKELLEELTQEQNRRKISEAKLRQYQENLARRMTGTGGALIAIFAFLIGVFWVNKSIDETHTKLNGMALLSQALIAENQRELALIESLEAAQQLKAFIGVNSATQFRVALGLHQAIYGLVEPDRLLHPHPAIALEFTPNSQGLVTATPHTVTLWNGDRTLARNLPDIPGPIHRIAISPNRQIIAVATRHHPLQFWTTTGEKLPLTLPHSSPITDVSFSPKAEAIATAEEKTVKIWRVKDGKLLQTWRGHQDQVLSVRFSPNGKTLASASGDRRIFLRRIRDGKLIHILEGHGDRVVAIRFSPDGQLLASASDDGTVRLWRESDGKLLSILHHSSSVTSLNFHPDSQTLATGTADGKINLWNRDGSFLTPLRGHQQAITHVSWSSEGGELASTSDDGTAIVWNLELDDLVRQGCQLLGDRSIPHSITPTLLNPCS
- a CDS encoding YciI family protein encodes the protein MPWFVKIEEGTVDKPTFDRHVPAHKAYVEDLIAKGHHAKTGYWQRRGGGMLLFEAESMEEAQQIVASDPLVKHGCVKYDLYEWCIVVE
- a CDS encoding DUF2834 domain-containing protein; this translates as MRKLGFGLIWIGLIIYAFGFAPPDNPTATFNLIKNLVTGEWEGINPLIIALFNIMGVWPFIYSAVLFLDGKGQKVPAWPFVTFSFGVGAFALLPYLALRQPNPTFSGEKNWFLKAIDSRIFGAIAALSALILVGYGITQGNWTDYFYQWQTSRFIHVMTLDFCLLCLLFPTILGDDMARRGLNSPVIFWIVALIPLLGPAFYLALRPPIRVSGEGVPMNTPVTQE